In Sphingobacterium zeae, one genomic interval encodes:
- a CDS encoding GAF domain-containing sensor histidine kinase gives MNHTYQSNSQLVNKLQSFGSLVVLNRDFIVVGISESALYANFSKESILGTNFFHSVSDLFGESYMKVKNALTGFIDSQQSSHNLTIKVNKERIYVKLRKHDPFIYLEWERQHKKNIAAKKINELNFLLDSIQPNNWDLVCAAVSKLLNYDRVFVLHIQETGYSTVVAEHTVNGKSHFKGKEFSKDFMPEQALEYYKSYSYRYAPHIEIEGQEFYSTDDSIDSLSSLLSPLPELHRLFLKKIGVQSALFFRICIDEDFWGLVVAQNKEKCLVDLQQRKLCTFAIQAAASKYESYIKQNLLERTELLKNAEEELKRSLAENKMVNCALIQHMDILTQLVHADGLAIFNHGDIFNYGHAPNKTQFYEIIQFLQNHTDKAVFKDYNFRLNHQDKFNDKLGFAGLMYLKVGLESDYYIVWFRIENRSQVMQMMLQNTERENKRLKIWEDIRYDVAKPWNDAEINFVLRLNQIIKESIFAKLKERQLLNEELLSLNNELEMFTHTLSHDLKNPLSILKMGIQFLQQHPDNIDLTKINRWYQNFNRSVTNIEDIINNMVQISQHRSSILDKEPISMAYTIQRIFQENSMLYNVNNCQPCFGTLLPIWGEKSAAYQIFSNLIINAIKYSAQSDRPIVTIDSCHENDHTHYQIQDNGIGIPSEQLPHIYEMFTRANNVGSIPGTGIGLSLVKRIMERLGGTIEIESEVGQGTTVHLYFPIVEPFPEQMLVN, from the coding sequence ATGAATCATACTTATCAATCTAACAGCCAATTGGTCAATAAGCTTCAATCATTTGGAAGCCTCGTCGTTCTAAACCGGGATTTTATCGTTGTCGGAATATCAGAATCTGCGTTATATGCGAATTTTTCAAAAGAAAGTATCTTAGGAACGAATTTTTTTCATAGTGTAAGCGATCTGTTTGGTGAATCATACATGAAGGTCAAAAATGCATTGACTGGTTTTATTGATAGCCAACAGTCAAGCCATAATTTAACCATTAAAGTAAATAAAGAGCGTATCTACGTAAAATTGCGAAAACATGATCCATTCATTTATTTAGAATGGGAAAGACAGCACAAAAAAAACATCGCTGCCAAAAAAATTAATGAACTAAATTTTCTGCTCGATAGCATTCAACCCAATAATTGGGATCTCGTATGTGCTGCAGTGAGCAAATTACTAAATTACGATCGGGTTTTTGTTTTACACATTCAGGAAACAGGTTATAGTACAGTGGTTGCCGAGCATACTGTAAATGGAAAATCTCATTTCAAAGGAAAGGAATTCTCAAAAGATTTTATGCCCGAGCAAGCTTTGGAATACTATAAAAGCTATTCATATCGATATGCCCCACATATTGAAATCGAGGGGCAAGAATTTTATTCTACGGACGATAGTATTGATTCTCTATCGAGTTTGTTATCTCCATTACCGGAACTTCATCGTCTCTTTTTAAAAAAAATAGGTGTGCAAAGCGCCTTGTTTTTTCGCATTTGTATCGATGAAGACTTTTGGGGACTTGTAGTTGCCCAGAACAAAGAAAAATGTTTAGTTGATCTGCAACAGCGAAAACTATGTACATTCGCCATCCAGGCAGCAGCCAGCAAATATGAAAGCTATATCAAACAGAATCTTTTGGAAAGAACGGAACTTCTTAAAAATGCTGAAGAAGAGCTGAAGAGAAGCTTAGCTGAAAATAAGATGGTAAATTGTGCTCTCATTCAGCATATGGATATTTTAACCCAACTGGTACATGCAGATGGTTTGGCTATATTCAACCATGGTGATATTTTTAACTATGGGCATGCCCCCAATAAAACCCAATTTTATGAAATTATACAATTTCTCCAAAATCATACCGATAAGGCAGTCTTTAAAGATTACAATTTTCGCCTGAATCATCAGGATAAGTTTAACGATAAACTTGGTTTTGCAGGTTTAATGTATTTAAAAGTCGGTCTGGAAAGCGATTATTATATCGTTTGGTTTAGAATTGAAAACCGTAGTCAGGTGATGCAGATGATGTTGCAAAATACAGAACGTGAAAACAAACGACTCAAAATTTGGGAGGATATACGATATGATGTCGCCAAACCTTGGAATGATGCTGAAATCAATTTCGTTCTTCGCCTAAATCAAATCATCAAAGAGTCTATTTTCGCTAAATTAAAAGAACGCCAATTGCTGAATGAGGAGCTTCTCAGTTTAAATAATGAGTTGGAAATGTTTACCCATACCTTATCACACGATTTGAAGAATCCATTGTCCATCTTAAAAATGGGAATACAATTCCTACAACAGCACCCGGACAATATTGACTTAACAAAAATCAACAGATGGTATCAGAATTTCAACCGTAGTGTTACAAACATAGAAGATATCATTAATAATATGGTTCAAATAAGCCAACATCGCTCTAGCATTTTAGACAAAGAACCAATTTCGATGGCATACACAATACAGCGTATATTTCAGGAAAATAGCATGCTGTATAATGTTAATAATTGTCAGCCCTGTTTTGGAACGCTATTACCTATATGGGGCGAAAAAAGTGCAGCATATCAAATTTTTTCAAACTTGATTATTAATGCAATAAAATATTCAGCACAATCTGATAGGCCAATAGTAACAATTGATAGTTGCCATGAAAATGACCATACGCATTATCAAATTCAGGATAACGGTATTGGAATTCCAAGTGAACAATTGCCACATATTTATGAAATGTTCACCAGGGCCAATAATGTAGGTTCAATACCTGGTACCGGCATTGGCCTGTCACTTGTCAAAAGAATAATGGAACGGTTAGGCGGAACAATAGAAATTGAATCTGAAGTCGGCCAAGGCACTACTGTCCACCTGTATTTCCCTATTGTTGAACCATTCCCTGAACAAATGTTGGTCAATTGA
- a CDS encoding RNA polymerase sigma factor, which translates to MENTTIDQLFKEKRPTLKYLAAQFTNDPDEREDLVQETMVRSLASIEKFLKHPKLMSWLYIIMKNTYINQYTRNKRLENYRSEYISTGYRNDMTTNRGESNFVASDIQHALNSLSKDYYNAFVMFLEGFKYYEIAEHLQIPEGTVKTRIHMARKSLQKQLKIYSKSVD; encoded by the coding sequence ATGGAAAATACAACAATCGATCAACTCTTTAAGGAAAAAAGACCTACATTGAAATATTTGGCAGCGCAATTTACAAATGATCCGGATGAGCGGGAGGACTTGGTGCAGGAAACCATGGTTAGGTCACTAGCATCTATCGAAAAGTTCCTGAAACATCCTAAATTGATGTCATGGCTATATATCATTATGAAAAATACGTATATCAATCAATATACGCGTAATAAACGACTGGAGAACTATAGAAGTGAATATATCAGCACTGGTTATCGAAATGACATGACAACGAATCGTGGAGAAAGTAATTTTGTTGCATCGGATATTCAACACGCATTAAATAGTCTTTCGAAGGACTATTACAATGCTTTTGTAATGTTCTTAGAAGGATTTAAATATTATGAGATCGCAGAGCATCTTCAAATTCCGGAGGGTACCGTCAAAACACGGATACATATGGCTAGAAAGTCATTGCAAAAGCAGCTTAAGATCTATTCAAAGAGCGTTGATTAG
- the ku gene encoding non-homologous end joining protein Ku: MRAIWTGAIGFGLVNIPIKLYSATESASLDLDMLDRKDLANIKFKRVNENTGKEVKWDNIVKGYFMKDHYIVLEDADFEDASPEKTKLINLHAFVKVADVDSVYFEMPYYLEPQKGGEKAYQLLIKALQKTKMAGLGSFVMRNVEHLAIIKPYENALVLNKIRYQQEIRTLDGLKLPNKIKIQKAEMDMATQLIEQHSTSFDISSYKNEYMDDLLKIIKQKDKGKRPTIRKMKVKHTKADDLLAKLKASLG; encoded by the coding sequence ATGCGTGCAATTTGGACAGGAGCTATTGGTTTTGGTTTGGTCAATATCCCAATTAAATTATACAGTGCAACTGAAAGTGCTTCGTTAGATTTAGATATGCTCGATCGGAAAGATTTAGCCAATATTAAATTTAAGCGCGTAAACGAAAACACTGGCAAAGAGGTGAAATGGGACAATATTGTCAAAGGATATTTTATGAAAGATCATTATATCGTTTTGGAAGATGCAGATTTTGAGGATGCAAGTCCAGAAAAAACAAAGTTGATCAATTTACATGCATTTGTAAAGGTAGCGGATGTTGATAGTGTGTATTTTGAGATGCCCTATTATTTAGAGCCACAGAAAGGTGGTGAAAAGGCGTACCAACTCTTGATAAAAGCCCTTCAAAAAACAAAGATGGCCGGTTTAGGATCTTTCGTTATGCGGAACGTTGAACACCTAGCGATTATAAAGCCTTATGAAAATGCATTAGTATTGAATAAAATTCGTTATCAACAAGAGATCAGAACGCTCGATGGGCTAAAACTACCGAATAAGATAAAAATTCAAAAAGCAGAGATGGACATGGCAACACAGCTAATTGAACAACATAGCACATCTTTTGATATTAGTAGCTATAAAAATGAATATATGGACGACCTTTTAAAAATAATTAAACAAAAAGATAAGGGTAAGCGACCAACCATTCGAAAGATGAAAGTTAAGCATACAAAGGCGGATGATTTGCTTGCAAAACTTAAAGCTAGTTTAGGCTAA
- a CDS encoding response regulator transcription factor, translating into MIKILLVEDHMVVRNGIKLLLESQDGFDVVGEASNGKEALQFLASNPVPDIVLTDISMNEMDGMELLQVIKKQYETVKVVILSMLNQINYVIEAFESGLSGYLVKNVGYSELLFGLNHIAAGGRYLSEEIAMLLLDQVSSGQSYTQLRGEIYEDFDISDRELEVLKLIAEGYTNVEIADKIFLSKRTVEGHRQNLIDKAGVKNTAHLVKFAFERGILN; encoded by the coding sequence ATGATAAAAATCCTATTGGTTGAAGACCACATGGTTGTTCGTAACGGAATAAAATTACTATTGGAATCGCAAGATGGATTTGATGTTGTTGGGGAGGCATCAAATGGAAAAGAGGCACTCCAATTCCTAGCTTCAAATCCTGTCCCAGATATTGTATTGACCGACATCAGTATGAATGAAATGGATGGGATGGAACTATTGCAGGTGATAAAAAAGCAGTATGAAACGGTTAAAGTGGTTATATTATCCATGCTTAATCAGATCAATTATGTTATTGAAGCTTTCGAATCTGGTCTTTCGGGTTACTTGGTTAAAAACGTAGGCTATAGCGAATTACTGTTTGGATTAAATCATATCGCTGCTGGTGGTCGGTATCTGAGTGAAGAAATCGCCATGCTATTATTGGATCAAGTCAGCTCCGGACAGAGCTATACGCAGCTGCGGGGAGAAATCTATGAAGATTTCGACATCTCAGATCGAGAGCTTGAGGTATTAAAACTAATAGCTGAGGGGTATACCAATGTGGAAATTGCAGACAAGATTTTTTTAAGCAAGCGTACGGTCGAGGGCCATAGGCAAAACCTAATTGATAAAGCCGGAGTCAAAAATACCGCGCATTTGGTTAAATTTGCTTTCGAAAGAGGTATTCTAAATTAA
- a CDS encoding GH1 family beta-glucosidase codes for MLLTKDAFGEDFIWGVSTAAYQIEGAHDLHGKGPSIWDVFVQKRNRVFQNQHGNEACDFYNRYVQDLYLMKGMHIPNYRFSLSWSRIFPNGIGEVNQRGLDFYDRLIDLSLELGITPWITLYHWDLPHALEKKGGWVNREVKEWFGEFVSKCVQTYGDRVKNWMVLNEPTVFTAAGYFFGVHAPERRGLGNFLAAVHHAALAQAHGGRIIKSIQADSHVGTTFSCSHVEPFSSRDKDMVAAKKADVLLNRLFIEPLLGMSYPTEEIKILNRIEKYIQGNDEKDLKFNMDFIGVQNYTREVIRYAMFVPYLRAKIVSAKERKVEMTEMNWEVYPASIYYMLKKFSTYPNMPPLIVTENGAAFADQVENGMVHDAKRVTYLQDAIKQVYRAKQENVNIKGYFVWTFLDNFEWAEGYRPRFGLVYVDFKNQRRIIKSSGQWYANFLNNNASHF; via the coding sequence ATGCTTTTAACCAAAGACGCCTTTGGCGAAGATTTTATTTGGGGAGTTTCTACAGCTGCCTACCAGATTGAAGGGGCTCATGACTTGCATGGGAAAGGTCCGTCAATATGGGATGTGTTCGTACAAAAAAGGAATCGCGTATTCCAAAATCAACATGGCAATGAAGCCTGTGATTTTTACAATCGGTATGTCCAGGATTTATATCTAATGAAGGGAATGCATATTCCTAATTACAGATTTTCTTTATCATGGAGCCGTATATTTCCAAACGGAATAGGCGAAGTAAATCAAAGAGGTCTGGATTTTTATGACCGCCTAATTGATCTATCTCTTGAACTTGGAATTACGCCATGGATTACATTGTATCATTGGGATCTACCGCATGCATTAGAGAAAAAAGGTGGTTGGGTAAACCGTGAGGTGAAAGAATGGTTTGGAGAATTCGTTTCCAAATGTGTGCAGACCTATGGCGATCGTGTCAAGAACTGGATGGTGCTCAATGAGCCTACTGTCTTCACTGCCGCGGGCTATTTCTTTGGTGTACATGCGCCGGAAAGAAGAGGCTTGGGCAATTTTTTGGCTGCAGTCCATCATGCTGCTTTAGCACAGGCACATGGAGGGCGAATCATTAAATCAATACAAGCTGATAGTCATGTTGGCACCACATTCTCCTGTTCTCACGTAGAACCTTTTTCTTCAAGGGATAAGGACATGGTAGCGGCAAAAAAAGCAGATGTATTGCTAAATCGTCTCTTTATAGAGCCGCTTTTAGGTATGAGCTATCCTACCGAAGAGATTAAAATCCTGAATAGAATCGAAAAGTACATTCAAGGGAATGATGAAAAAGATTTGAAATTTAATATGGATTTCATAGGGGTACAAAATTATACACGGGAAGTTATACGGTACGCAATGTTTGTTCCTTATCTTCGGGCGAAAATAGTATCTGCGAAAGAGCGTAAAGTGGAAATGACCGAAATGAATTGGGAGGTTTACCCAGCTTCCATCTACTATATGCTTAAAAAATTTAGTACATATCCTAATATGCCCCCTTTAATAGTCACTGAGAATGGAGCTGCGTTTGCCGATCAAGTTGAAAATGGTATGGTTCATGATGCAAAAAGAGTTACCTATTTACAGGATGCTATAAAACAAGTTTATCGTGCAAAACAGGAAAATGTAAATATTAAAGGATATTTTGTATGGACTTTTCTTGACAATTTCGAGTGGGCAGAGGGCTATCGTCCAAGATTTGGACTTGTTTATGTTGATTTCAAAAATCAAAGGCGTATTATAAAATCTTCTGGGCAATGGTACGCAAATTTCTTAAATAACAACGCTAGTCATTTTTAG
- a CDS encoding DNA topoisomerase IB, producing MKIKAGYTRKKIGKSFKYFDMSGKEVSDQKILDRISKLVIPPNWKDVWIAKSAKSDLQAFGFDQKERKQYIYHSKFVDERQAAKFSTILFMGKYLQELRKISTKHLKREQWDMNKLCAIAFKIMDSTLIRIGNKRYTLTNKSYGLSTLEKRHVTIANNTISLAYKGKKGVFQQKSWSNSQQAKLLTELLKIKGKRIFQIDSADCESSFCGSAFNHYLRENSKGQISCKSIRIWGASREAFYQLAQTKPAEAINARKRQLNNVIKSVAEQLGNTKTVSQKYYVHPAIQRMFMEGQFPTIKDKLPLAKLEDKLFRFLRKNSQAGVATAT from the coding sequence GTCCGGAAAGGAAGTTTCGGATCAAAAGATTTTAGATAGAATTTCGAAGCTAGTAATTCCACCCAATTGGAAGGATGTTTGGATTGCTAAAAGTGCCAAAAGCGATTTGCAGGCTTTTGGGTTCGACCAGAAAGAGCGTAAACAGTACATTTATCATTCGAAGTTTGTTGACGAAAGGCAAGCGGCTAAATTTAGCACCATCCTCTTTATGGGTAAATATTTGCAGGAATTGAGAAAAATCAGCACAAAACATCTTAAGCGAGAGCAGTGGGATATGAATAAACTGTGTGCAATTGCTTTTAAAATAATGGATAGTACGCTCATACGTATCGGCAATAAGCGCTACACCCTCACCAATAAGTCTTATGGCCTGAGCACATTGGAAAAAAGACACGTGACTATTGCAAACAACACGATATCCTTAGCTTACAAAGGCAAAAAGGGTGTTTTTCAACAAAAATCATGGTCCAATAGTCAACAGGCAAAGCTATTGACAGAACTTCTAAAAATAAAAGGGAAAAGGATATTTCAGATTGATAGCGCAGATTGCGAAAGTAGCTTCTGTGGTTCCGCTTTTAATCACTATCTGCGGGAAAATTCGAAAGGTCAGATCAGCTGCAAAAGTATTCGCATTTGGGGAGCTAGTAGAGAAGCGTTCTATCAGCTTGCGCAAACCAAACCGGCTGAGGCTATAAATGCACGGAAAAGACAACTCAATAACGTGATTAAAAGTGTTGCTGAACAACTTGGTAATACCAAGACAGTGTCACAGAAATATTATGTGCATCCGGCAATACAGCGCATGTTTATGGAGGGACAGTTTCCAACGATTAAAGATAAATTACCGTTAGCTAAGCTCGAAGATAAATTATTCCGTTTTCTGCGGAAGAATAGTCAAGCAGGCGTTGCAACAGCTACATAA